A single genomic interval of Electrophorus electricus isolate fEleEle1 chromosome 4, fEleEle1.pri, whole genome shotgun sequence harbors:
- the LOC113589484 gene encoding extracellular calcium-sensing receptor-like: MVAREGDITLGALFSLHDATQELQLSFTSQPEPVQCTGFNFRTFRWMQTMIFAMEQINRDGRLLPNITLGYKIYDSCSNPLYALRTAMALMSGREEGSGNTECQGNIPLVIGDGGSTLSIVVANFLGIFQLPQISYFSSCACLSNKKAFPAFLRTMPSDFFQVNALAQLVQHFGWTWVGTVAGDDAYGRGGAQIFNDKVTGMGACIALYEIIPKNHAPAEISRIVERISGSSTRVVLVFALEQDANALFSEALRQNLTGVQWLGSEAWITAAILNTPQFHSILQGSMGFAIRRATIPNLQSFLLRLHPSSFPDDPFVVQFWEELFKCSFHSVAGGELSDRRPCNGSEELASVKSLYSDVSQLRISYNVYKAVYAVAHALDTMLRCVPERDPLTGGACPDIRNIKPQQLLYYLKKVDFTNEFGEETKFDENGDPAAMYDLINWQLLETGEVQYVTVGRFDETKSIKLEIEEKQIIWNGNQSQVPVSVCSSSCPPGTRKAFRPSFPVCCFDCILCAVGEVSNQTDATECMTCPPEFWSNPKRDTCIPKLVEFLSYSDTMGITLLAMALLGSCATLAVALVFACKRHTPLVRASNSELSFLILSSLWLCFLCALAYIGQPTPWLCQLRHTAFGVAFCLCLSCILGKTMVVLMAFKATLPGSNVMSWFGPLQLRTLIFLCTAVQVVICGTWLGLAPPLPRRLMNRESARIILLCDMGSTLAFYLVLGYIGLLAGVCFVMAFLARKLPDNFNEAKFITFSMLIFCAVWITFVPAYVSSPGKYTVAVEVFAILASSYGLLLCIFAPKCYIILLRPEKNTKKHLMHK; encoded by the exons ATGGTGGCCAGGGAGGGGGACATCACACTGGGGGCCCTGTTTTCTCTCCACGATGCCACACAGGAGCTGCAGCTCTCATTCACCTCTCAGCCGGAACCTGTTCAGTGCACTGG gTTTAATTTCCGGACCTTCCGGTGGATGCAGACAATGATTTTTGCCATGGAGCAGATCAACAGAGATGGCCGTCTCTTGCCCAACATTACCCTGGGCTACAAAATCTATGACTCCTGCAGTAACCCCCTCTATGCCCTTCGCACAGCGATGGCACTGATGAGtggcagagaggaggggagtgggAACACTGAGTGTCAAGGCAACATTCCTCTTGTCATTGGTGATGGTGGATCCACACTATCAATAGTGGTTGCAAATTTTCTAGGTATTTTCCAACTGCCACAG aTTAGCTATTTCTCCAGCTGCGCGTGTTTAAGTAATAAAAAAGCATTCCCAGCATTTCTGAGAACCATGCCCAGTGATTTCTTCCAGGTGAATGCCCTAGCTCAGCTGGTGCAACACTTCGGCTGGACCTGGGTGGGAACGGTTGCCGGGGACGATGCGTATGGTCGCGGAGGCGCCCAAATCTTTAATGACAAGGTCACCGGAATGGGTGCCTGCATTGCCCTATATGAGATCATTCCCAAAAACCACGCTCCGGCAGAGATATCCAGGATTGTGGAACGTATCAGTGGATCCAGCACACGAGTGGTGCTGGTGTTTGCTCTAGAACAGGACGCAAATGCCCTTTTCTCTGAGGCTCTCAGACAAAACCTCACAGGAGTGCAATGGCTGGGTAGCGAGGCTTGGATCACGGCAGCGATCCTCAACACGCCCCAGTTCCACAGCATCCTCCAGGGTTCCATGGGCTTTGCCATCCGCAGAGCTACGATTCCCAACCTGCAGTCTTTTCTGCTGCGTCTGCATCCCTCCTCTTTTCCCGATGATCCCTTTGTTGTGCAGTTCTGGGAGGAGTTGTTTAAGTGCTCTTTTCACAGCGTAGCTGGTGGAGAGCTCTCGGACAGACGCCCCTGTAACGGCTCAGAGGAGCTGGCAAGTGTGAAGAGCCTGTACTCAGACGTGTCTCAGCTCAGGATCTCCTACAATGTCTACAAAGCAGTGTATGCTGTTGCCCATGCTCTGGACACTATGCTGAGATGTGTGCCAGAAAGAGACCCCCTCACAGGGGGGGCCTGCCCTGACATACGCAACATCAAGCCCCAGCAG CTCCTGTACTATTTGAAGAAGGTGGACTTCACTAATGAATTTGGTGAGGAAACTAAGTTTGATGAGAATGGTGACCCGGCAGCCATGTATGACCTGATCAACTGGCAACTCTTGGAGACTGGAGAGGTCCAGTATGTCACTGTGGGCAGGTTTGATGAAACCAAGAGTATTAAATTGGAGATAGAGGAAAAACAGATTATCTGGAATGGTAACCAGAGCCAA GTGCcggtgtctgtgtgcagtagcAGCTGCCCCCCTGGTACCAGGAAGGCATTTAGACCCAGTTTCCCTGTCTGCTGTTTTGACTGCATACTCTGTGCAGTTGGGGAGGTTAGCAATCAGACAG ATGCCACAGAGTGTATGACGTGCCCACCTGAGTTCTGGTCCAACCCGAAGAGGGACACCTGCATCCCGAAGCTGGTGGAGTTCCTGTCCTACAGTGACACCATGGGCATCACGTTGCTAGCTATGGCCCTGCTGGGTTCCTGTGCCACGCTCGCTGTGGCCCTCGTTTTCGCCTGTAAGCGCCACACACCCCTCGTCAGGGCCAGCAACTCAGAGCTCAGCTTCCTCATCCTCAGCTCTCTGTGGCTGTGCTTCCTGTGTGCGCTGGCGTACATCGGTCAGCCCACTCCGTGGTTGTGCCAGCTACGCCACACGGCCTTCGGCGTCGCTTTCTGCCTTTGCCTGTCGTGCATCCTGGGAAAGACGATGGTGGTCTTGATGGCTTTTAAGGCCACTCTCCCAGGCAGCAATGTCATGAGCTGGTTCGGGCCTCTACAGCTGCGCACTTTGATCTTCCTGTGCACGGCAGTGCAGGTGGTGATTTGTGGCACATGGCTGGGCCTGGCACCACCTCTGCCGCGTAGGCTGATGAACCGTGAGTCAGCACGCATCATTCTGCTGTGTGACATGGGCTCAACACTTGCCTTCTACCTAGTGCTGGGATACATCGGCTTATTGGCAGGTGTCTGCTTTGTTATGGCCTTCCTCGCCCGGAAGCTTCCGGACAATTTCAATGAGGcaaaattcatcacattcagtaTGCTGAtcttttgtgctgtgtggaTCACCTTTGTTCCAGCATATGTCAGCTCTCCAGGGAAGTACACAGTGGCAGTGGAGGTCTTTGCCATCCTGGCCTCCAGTTATGGCCTTCTGCTGTGTATATTTGCCCCAAAATGTTACATCATTCTGCTTAGACCAGAGAAGAATACAAAGAAACACCTcatgcacaaataa